Proteins encoded together in one Deinococcus irradiatisoli window:
- a CDS encoding HNH endonuclease: MPRADNAIANQTTKAVIPKVVRMTVIQRDLQRCVHCASASSLEFDYLVPPTKGGAAVLGNLQLLCASCMRLKHQGR, translated from the coding sequence ATGCCAAGAGCCGATAATGCCATCGCTAACCAGACCACGAAAGCGGTCATTCCCAAAGTGGTCCGTATGACCGTGATCCAACGTGATTTGCAGCGCTGCGTCCACTGTGCCTCCGCCTCGTCCCTGGAATTTGACTACCTCGTCCCACCGACCAAAGGTGGGGCTGCAGTCTTAGGGAATCTCCAGTTGCTGTGCGCCAGCTGTATGCGGCTCAAACATCAAGGGCGGTAG